A window of the Ipomoea triloba cultivar NCNSP0323 chromosome 14, ASM357664v1 genome harbors these coding sequences:
- the LOC116005260 gene encoding protein PARTING DANCERS isoform X1: MSGGYRQPFPNPSSLSNSGCNGVCMVSNTWRDEQHPSFINFISSFLQENSFRLNFVPIAPDFIINCGGLSVAFIFVTNWDGVETKSIFCRVQKLKEQFANLYVVVTLPTQEQNDCFICSYFKYGMELGKPTFIPVKYLEMGMEKIVKIAHARGVCKRQDAVAKLKAEKEKSVQAMDAYLKVVSAIPGIDKHDANSLNQAIGSIEAIAKATKECILKNTDLSADKAEKISMFFRDMKYSLGPKIR; this comes from the exons ATGAGTGGCGGTTACAGGCAGCCATTTCCGAATCCTTCTAGCTTATCCAACTCTG GTTGCAATGGGGTGTGTATGGTGAGTAACACTTGGAGGGATGAGCAACACCCatcttttattaatttcatCTCCAGCTTCTTACAGGAAAACTCTTTTCGTCTGAATTTTGTGCCAATAGCACCG GATTTTATCATTAACTGTGGTGGTTTGTCTGTGGCATTCATTTTTGTGACTAATTGGGATGGTGTggaaacaaaatcaatattttgCAG AGTCCAGAAACTAAAGGAACAATTTGCAAACCTGTATGTGGTTGTCACCCTCCCAACCCAGGAACAAAATGATTGTTTCATTTGCTCTTACTTCAA GTATGGTATGGAACTTGGAAAGCCAACTTTTATTCCAGTGAAATATTTAGAGATGGGCATGGAAAAGATCGTGAAGATTGCACATGCTCGTGGGG TGTGCAAGCGGCAAGATGCAGTTGCAAAACTGAAAGCTGAG AAGGAAAAATCAGTTCAAGCAATGGATGCCTATCTCAAAGTTGTCTCGGCAATTCCTGGCATTGATAAGCATGATGCAAATTCA ctcAACCAAGCCATTGGTTCAATTGAAGCAATAGCCAAAGCAACAAAGGAGTGTATTTTGAAAAACACGGACCTTTCAGCCGATAAAGCTGAGAAAATATCAATGTTTTTCAGAGACATGAAGTATTCCCTTGGTCCCAAAATCAGATAA
- the LOC116005260 gene encoding protein PARTING DANCERS isoform X2: MSGGYRQPFPNPSSLSNSGCNGVCMDFIINCGGLSVAFIFVTNWDGVETKSIFCRVQKLKEQFANLYVVVTLPTQEQNDCFICSYFKYGMELGKPTFIPVKYLEMGMEKIVKIAHARGVCKRQDAVAKLKAEKEKSVQAMDAYLKVVSAIPGIDKHDANSLNQAIGSIEAIAKATKECILKNTDLSADKAEKISMFFRDMKYSLGPKIR, encoded by the exons ATGAGTGGCGGTTACAGGCAGCCATTTCCGAATCCTTCTAGCTTATCCAACTCTG GTTGCAATGGGGTGTGTATG GATTTTATCATTAACTGTGGTGGTTTGTCTGTGGCATTCATTTTTGTGACTAATTGGGATGGTGTggaaacaaaatcaatattttgCAG AGTCCAGAAACTAAAGGAACAATTTGCAAACCTGTATGTGGTTGTCACCCTCCCAACCCAGGAACAAAATGATTGTTTCATTTGCTCTTACTTCAA GTATGGTATGGAACTTGGAAAGCCAACTTTTATTCCAGTGAAATATTTAGAGATGGGCATGGAAAAGATCGTGAAGATTGCACATGCTCGTGGGG TGTGCAAGCGGCAAGATGCAGTTGCAAAACTGAAAGCTGAG AAGGAAAAATCAGTTCAAGCAATGGATGCCTATCTCAAAGTTGTCTCGGCAATTCCTGGCATTGATAAGCATGATGCAAATTCA ctcAACCAAGCCATTGGTTCAATTGAAGCAATAGCCAAAGCAACAAAGGAGTGTATTTTGAAAAACACGGACCTTTCAGCCGATAAAGCTGAGAAAATATCAATGTTTTTCAGAGACATGAAGTATTCCCTTGGTCCCAAAATCAGATAA
- the LOC116005031 gene encoding uncharacterized protein LOC116005031, with protein sequence MDMDEFHDWEVLQLSPGSDSGNQFKFGEFGADSDGVIRNDYFSVDDEVRYLKTVAAADVVGAGSGASDNPNWIDPALSREGSDEFCPELEVDRPEIRMLEEFEGKGEIGFLLDKEKIEGGFGGINETGNNFEEFKSGWGGNVYGGAKFEEFEDKDKELVGEKEENLCYGSEVFADKEHETLPTGGETLNKLVEVEVEVKNSIEEFNSGWGGNGYGYGGAKLDEFEDKELVVEKEENLCEGSEVFTEKEHEIMPTGGESETMNKIVEVEVKKAEVEKKSVVWWKAPFELLKYCMFRFKPVWTFSMAAALIGFAILGRRIYNVKKKMRSLELKVTMDDKKVSQFMSRAARLNEAFSVVKRVPVIRPQLPATGVAPWPVMTKLALQEA encoded by the exons ATGGATATGGATGAATTTCATGATTGGGAGGTACTGCAACTGAGCCCGGGTTCGGATTCTGGAAACCAATTCAAGTTTGGGGAATTCGGAGCTGATTCGGATGGTGTGATTCGTAACGATTACTTTTCAGTTGATGATGAAGTTCGGTATCTGAAAACCGTTGCTGCTGCTGATGTCGTCGGGGCGGGTTCAGGGGCATCGGATAATCCGAATTGGATTGACCCCGCGTTGTCCCGGGAGGGTTCTGACGAGTTCTGTCCCGAGTTGGAAGTTGATAGGCCAGAGATTCGGATGCTAGAGGAGTTTGAGGGGAAAGGAGAAATTGGCTTTCTTCTCGATAAGGAGAAAATTGAAGGGGGTTTTGGAGGAATTAATGAGACAGGGAATAACTTCGAGGAATTCAAGTCCGGTTGGGGAGGAAATGTATACGGTGGAGCTAAATTCGAGGAGTTTGAGGATAAGGATAAGGAATTGGTAGGTGAAAAAGAGGAGAATTTGTGTTACGGATCAGAGGTTTTTGCTGATAAAGAACATGAAACCTTACCAACTGGTGGTGAAACCTTGAACAAACTTGTTGAAGTTGAAGTGGAAGTGAAGAATAGCATAGAGGAGTTCAATTCCGGTTGGGGAGGAAATGGATATGGATATGGTGGAGCGAAATTGGATGAGTTTGAGGATAAGGAGTTGGTAGTTGAAAAAGAGGAGAATTTGTGCGAGGGATCAGAGGTGTTCACTGAAAAAGAACATGAAATTATGCCAACTGGTGGTGAAAGTGAAACCATGaacaaaattgttgaagttGAAGTGAAGAAGGCAGAGGTGGAAAAGAAGAGTGTGGTTTGGTGGAAGGCGCCTTTTGAGCTTCTGAAGTACTGCATGTTCAGGTTTAAACCTGTGTGGACCTTCTCCATGGCTGCTGCTCTAATAGGATTTGCTATTTTGGGTCGCCGAATATACaatgtgaagaagaagatgaggagCTTGGAGCTCAAAGTCACCATGGATGACAAG AAGGTATCTCAGTTCATGAGCCGTGCTGCGCGCCTTAACGAGGCATTCTCAGTCGTGAAGCGGGTCCCAGTGATCCGGCCTCAGTTGCCAGCAACTGGAGTAGCACCGTGGCCTGTCATGACCAAACTTGCCCTGCAGGAAGCATGA